The following proteins come from a genomic window of Spongiibacter tropicus DSM 19543:
- the grxD gene encoding Grx4 family monothiol glutaredoxin yields METLDAIKQQIDNNPILIYMKGSPNQPQCGFSARASQALMGCGERFAFVDILANPDIRAKLPEYANWPTFPQLWINGELIGGCDIICEMFESGELQTLIKETAAQQAAQS; encoded by the coding sequence ATGGAAACTCTCGACGCAATTAAACAGCAGATCGACAACAACCCCATCCTGATTTACATGAAGGGGTCGCCCAACCAGCCTCAGTGCGGTTTTTCGGCGCGTGCTTCTCAAGCGCTGATGGGCTGTGGTGAGCGTTTCGCGTTTGTGGATATTCTTGCCAACCCCGATATTCGCGCCAAGCTGCCCGAGTACGCTAACTGGCCAACCTTTCCTCAGCTCTGGATCAACGGCGAGCTGATCGGCGGCTGTGACATTATCTGCGAGATGTTCGAGAGCGGCGAGCTGCAAACGCTGATTAAGGAAACAGCGGCACAACAAGCTGCTCAAAGCTGA
- a CDS encoding hydantoinase B/oxoprolinase family protein, with amino-acid sequence MSETLNPVQLGLFVSRLEAVCEEMGAVLQRAAFSPNIKDRLDFSCAIFDARGELCAQAAHIPVHLGSMAYAMADIVGACDWAPGDMLVLNDPFLGGTHLPDVTVVAPYFRDGELLAFIANRAHHADIGGSTPGSMPLSQTLEEEGVVIPPTRLQRGGVLQRQLLDDWFGPSEHGDFIAQLSANRCGLQRLEELVSMLPLSFEVAVSQLQDYAEQLSVHRLRELPAGEFYFSDVMDDDGFGHEDLPICASLRLADGRAHVDFSGTAPQVQGNINCPRSVAAAAVYYAFRCLMPEEAPVCAGLFRPITLAVPEGSLLNARRPAAVAAGNVETSMRACDVVLGALAQAVPELIPAAAHGSMNNVAMGSLDGQPWHYYETLAGGSGGHSQGEGLSAVQCHMTNTLNTPIESLEMHYPLRVTRYALRRHSGGAGEHRGGDGLIREFEFLASARFTLLTERRRVRPWGLNGGEAGVSGENRLNGNVLPGKVSAQAQPGDRLSIATPGGGGWGVVREGA; translated from the coding sequence ATGTCTGAAACCCTGAATCCGGTGCAGTTGGGCCTGTTTGTCAGCCGACTCGAGGCGGTGTGCGAAGAGATGGGGGCAGTACTTCAGCGGGCGGCATTTTCGCCGAATATCAAGGATCGTCTGGATTTTTCCTGCGCTATCTTTGATGCGCGAGGCGAGCTGTGCGCGCAGGCTGCCCATATTCCGGTGCATCTGGGCAGCATGGCCTATGCCATGGCGGATATTGTTGGTGCCTGTGACTGGGCGCCGGGCGATATGTTGGTGTTGAACGATCCCTTCCTGGGTGGCACGCACTTGCCGGATGTGACCGTGGTGGCGCCGTATTTCCGCGACGGCGAGTTGCTGGCGTTTATCGCCAATCGCGCACATCACGCGGATATTGGCGGCTCTACGCCGGGCTCCATGCCGCTGTCGCAGACGCTGGAAGAAGAGGGCGTGGTGATTCCCCCCACGCGGCTGCAGCGCGGTGGCGTATTGCAGCGGCAGTTGCTGGACGACTGGTTCGGCCCTTCTGAACATGGCGACTTCATCGCCCAGCTCAGTGCGAATCGCTGTGGTCTGCAACGACTGGAAGAACTGGTGTCGATGCTGCCGCTATCCTTCGAGGTAGCGGTGTCGCAGCTTCAGGATTACGCCGAGCAACTGTCTGTGCACCGTCTGCGGGAATTGCCTGCTGGAGAATTTTACTTTTCCGATGTGATGGACGATGACGGCTTTGGTCACGAAGACCTGCCGATCTGCGCCTCGCTGCGCCTGGCGGACGGCCGCGCCCATGTGGATTTCAGCGGCACCGCGCCACAGGTGCAGGGCAACATCAACTGTCCGCGCTCGGTTGCGGCAGCGGCGGTGTACTACGCGTTTCGCTGCCTGATGCCGGAGGAGGCGCCGGTCTGCGCCGGGCTCTTTCGTCCGATTACACTCGCGGTGCCGGAAGGCTCGCTGCTCAACGCCCGGCGGCCCGCAGCGGTGGCTGCCGGTAACGTGGAGACATCCATGCGTGCCTGCGATGTGGTGCTGGGCGCGCTGGCGCAGGCGGTGCCTGAGCTGATTCCGGCGGCGGCTCACGGCAGTATGAATAATGTGGCGATGGGCTCGCTGGACGGCCAGCCCTGGCACTATTACGAAACCCTGGCCGGTGGCAGCGGCGGCCACAGTCAGGGCGAAGGCTTGAGCGCGGTGCAGTGCCATATGACCAATACGCTGAATACGCCCATCGAAAGCCTGGAAATGCATTACCCCTTGAGGGTGACGCGTTACGCTTTGCGGCGACACAGCGGCGGTGCGGGGGAGCATCGCGGCGGCGACGGTTTGATTCGGGAGTTTGAATTTCTCGCATCGGCGCGCTTTACCCTGCTGACCGAGCGTCGGCGGGTTCGGCCCTGGGGCTTGAACGGTGGTGAAGCGGGAGTCTCGGGCGAGAATCGGCTGAACGGGAATGTCTTGCCGGGCAAAGTCAGCGCGCAGGCACAGCCCGGCGATCGCCTCAGTATTGCGACACCCGGGGGCGGGGGCTGGGGTGTGGTCCGCGAAGGCGCATGA